In Candidatus Defluviilinea proxima, a single genomic region encodes these proteins:
- a CDS encoding ketoacyl-ACP synthase III, translating to MQYAHITGWGMSAPETILTNDDLSKMVDTNDAWIRERTGIRERRIVKEGQTTSSLGVDASLKALAVANVRPTDIDLIICATSTPDYIFPATACLIQDQIGATKAGAFDLLAACSGFIYGLNMAAQAIRSGSIKTALVVGSETLSRFVNWKDRGTCILFGDGAGAFVLQASDKPGGVYSAVMHSDGSGGDSLTLQGGGSRYPASEATIQEGRHYITMDGKEVFRFATRVMAQATIEALDGAGMKLEDVNWIIPHQANIRIIDAAARGLKLPMDKFIVNIERYGNTSTASIPMATVEAVEKGQIKSGDKMVFVGFGAGLTWGAVTAEWTGPFPSKGTLRPQQYLLFGRVRSFIRRAIRFIEGIIFRREL from the coding sequence ATGCAATATGCACATATCACAGGTTGGGGTATGTCTGCGCCTGAAACTATTTTGACAAATGATGACCTGTCCAAGATGGTCGATACGAACGATGCATGGATCCGCGAACGCACTGGGATTCGTGAACGACGAATCGTAAAAGAGGGGCAGACTACTTCCTCTTTGGGCGTGGATGCATCGCTCAAGGCTTTGGCGGTTGCCAATGTACGTCCCACCGACATTGATTTGATCATCTGCGCTACTTCAACGCCTGACTATATTTTCCCTGCAACAGCATGTTTGATACAAGATCAGATCGGCGCCACGAAAGCAGGCGCGTTTGACTTGTTGGCCGCTTGCTCTGGCTTCATCTATGGTCTGAATATGGCGGCTCAAGCCATACGAAGTGGCTCGATCAAGACGGCGCTTGTCGTTGGCTCTGAGACGCTTTCGCGTTTTGTAAACTGGAAAGATAGAGGCACATGTATTCTCTTTGGCGACGGGGCAGGTGCATTTGTTTTGCAAGCCAGTGACAAGCCCGGTGGTGTTTATTCGGCTGTCATGCATTCGGACGGTTCTGGCGGCGATTCGCTGACCCTACAGGGCGGTGGAAGTCGTTACCCTGCTTCTGAAGCGACTATTCAGGAAGGGCGTCATTACATCACCATGGATGGCAAGGAAGTATTCCGTTTTGCCACGCGTGTGATGGCCCAAGCTACCATTGAGGCTCTTGATGGTGCCGGCATGAAACTTGAAGATGTGAATTGGATCATTCCGCATCAGGCAAACATCCGCATTATTGATGCAGCGGCACGTGGACTCAAACTCCCGATGGATAAATTTATTGTCAACATCGAACGGTATGGAAACACCTCCACCGCGTCTATTCCGATGGCGACTGTGGAAGCTGTTGAAAAGGGACAGATCAAGTCTGGCGACAAAATGGTATTTGTAGGTTTTGGCGCGGGCCTTACTTGGGGAGCAGTGACCGCCGAATGGACTGGTCCATTCCCGAGCAAGGGCACACTACGCCCGCAACAATATCTCTTGTTTGGGCGAGTGCGTTCGTTTATTCGTCGTGCCATTCGCTTTATCGAAGGCATTATCTTCCGCCGCGAACTATAA
- a CDS encoding MgtC/SapB family protein has protein sequence MNSIILENLLKVGMAVLLGGLIGAEREFQDKAAGFRTIILITVGSTLFTIFSISMDPGFTRTRVAANIVTGIGFLGAGAIVHEQGRIGGLTTAATIWLSAALGMGIGAGELVFVSISTAVVLIVLFIFPYIERWIDHIREARSYKIVISSSSLKGVDKIKKAMADCSLNVLEQHQTKKEDMVVGMWRVIGSPKNHEKFVEQMVKDKTIKEIVY, from the coding sequence ATGAATTCAATCATCCTAGAAAATCTCTTGAAAGTTGGAATGGCTGTACTGCTTGGTGGTCTGATCGGCGCCGAACGGGAATTTCAAGATAAAGCAGCAGGGTTTCGCACAATTATTTTGATCACAGTTGGATCAACTTTGTTCACGATCTTCTCAATCAGCATGGACCCCGGCTTTACCCGCACACGCGTGGCCGCGAACATCGTGACAGGCATCGGCTTTTTAGGTGCTGGTGCAATCGTCCATGAGCAAGGCCGGATCGGTGGATTAACTACTGCCGCAACGATCTGGCTTTCAGCCGCCTTGGGGATGGGAATTGGCGCGGGCGAATTGGTGTTCGTGTCTATTTCGACAGCAGTCGTGCTGATCGTTCTGTTCATATTCCCCTACATCGAGCGGTGGATCGACCACATCCGCGAGGCACGTTCCTACAAAATCGTGATCTCATCCTCGAGTTTGAAGGGTGTTGACAAGATCAAGAAGGCAATGGCAGATTGTTCGTTAAACGTGTTGGAACAACATCAAACGAAAAAAGAGGATATGGTTGTTGGAATGTGGCGCGTTATTGGCTCACCCAAAAACCATGAGAAGTTTGTAGAACAAATGGTGAAAGATAAAACCATCAAAGAAATCGTGTACTAA
- a CDS encoding ABC transporter permease subunit → MKTSRFNFWGLFWGTLGLLYFFVPMYGTLDFSLRMQKGLISFRAYQIVLSDHQFVESFLYSVTMGIITVFISILIFLPTTYWIYLKLPKLRPVIEIVTILPFIIPVIVYVFGLIRTYGRPPFLLTLTPLGTDFLIAGGYVVLSMPYMFRAIDVGMRSIDVRTLTEASQSLGGNWFQTLVNVILPNLRIAILSGSLITFATVIGELILADFLVRPAFGPYMASIGTTKAYEPAALTIMSFALTWACLGIIQLISRGDTSQQITGR, encoded by the coding sequence ATGAAAACTTCGCGCTTCAATTTCTGGGGTTTGTTCTGGGGCACACTTGGCCTGCTTTATTTTTTTGTCCCCATGTACGGAACTCTCGACTTTTCATTGAGAATGCAAAAGGGTTTGATCAGTTTTCGCGCTTACCAAATTGTATTGTCTGACCATCAATTTGTGGAAAGCTTTTTATATTCGGTGACGATGGGGATTATTACAGTGTTCATCAGTATTCTCATTTTTTTACCAACTACTTATTGGATCTATCTCAAACTTCCCAAGCTACGGCCCGTCATTGAAATTGTTACCATCCTGCCGTTCATTATCCCGGTGATTGTCTATGTTTTTGGGCTGATTCGTACCTACGGACGTCCACCTTTCTTGTTGACCCTCACGCCTCTTGGCACGGACTTTTTGATTGCGGGCGGCTATGTGGTCCTTTCCATGCCTTATATGTTTCGCGCCATCGACGTGGGCATGCGCTCGATTGATGTACGTACCCTCACTGAAGCATCGCAAAGCCTCGGCGGTAATTGGTTTCAAACCTTGGTCAACGTTATTCTGCCCAATTTACGAATCGCTATCCTAAGCGGTTCTTTGATTACGTTTGCAACAGTCATTGGCGAACTTATCCTTGCGGACTTTTTAGTCCGGCCGGCATTTGGTCCATACATGGCTTCGATCGGAACAACAAAAGCTTACGAGCCTGCCGCTTTAACTATTATGAGCTTTGCACTTACCTGGGCTTGTCTTGGCATCATCCAATTGATTAGCCGAGGTGATACCAGCCAACAGATCACAGGTCGCTAA
- the efp gene encoding elongation factor P has product MIDVNELRKGVTFELDGGLYKVVDYSHNKTGRGNANIRIKARNLLTGANIERTFNSGLSVQDVRLDFHNVSYLYTDGEFYHFMDNETFEQPAIKAETLGESALYLKEGMEVKLTFYKDAPLDIEMPSSVDLKVIEAETAIRGDTATGVTKKVKTETGLEVNCPQFVKVGDVIRVNTETGDYVTRV; this is encoded by the coding sequence ATGATAGATGTAAACGAACTTCGCAAAGGTGTCACCTTCGAGTTGGATGGCGGCCTCTACAAAGTGGTGGACTACAGCCACAACAAAACTGGGCGTGGCAATGCCAATATTCGCATCAAAGCCCGCAATTTGCTGACCGGCGCTAACATCGAGCGTACCTTTAACTCAGGTTTATCCGTGCAGGATGTGCGACTTGATTTCCATAATGTCTCCTATCTATACACAGATGGCGAGTTTTACCATTTCATGGATAACGAAACCTTTGAACAGCCTGCCATCAAAGCAGAGACTCTTGGCGAAAGTGCCCTGTACCTCAAAGAAGGCATGGAAGTCAAGTTAACCTTCTATAAAGACGCTCCACTGGATATCGAAATGCCCAGCTCGGTGGATCTGAAGGTTATCGAAGCTGAAACTGCCATTCGCGGCGATACTGCCACCGGCGTGACCAAGAAGGTCAAGACCGAAACTGGCCTCGAAGTGAACTGCCCTCAATTCGTAAAGGTTGGCGATGTGATCCGCGTCAACACTGAAACGGGCGACTACGTTACACGCGTCTAA
- the tatA gene encoding twin-arginine translocase TatA/TatE family subunit — MFSRFGPTELIIILVIVVLVFGPGRIGKIAGELGKGIKSFRDGLSEEKKDDQATDSKDNEPK; from the coding sequence ATGTTTTCACGTTTTGGACCTACTGAATTGATCATCATTCTGGTGATCGTTGTCCTTGTGTTCGGACCGGGCCGCATCGGCAAGATCGCAGGCGAGCTGGGTAAAGGCATTAAATCCTTTCGAGATGGATTGAGCGAAGAAAAGAAAGACGATCAAGCCACAGACTCGAAGGATAACGAACCAAAGTAA
- the fabF gene encoding beta-ketoacyl-ACP synthase II — MTRRVVVTGMGCISPVGNTVKETWDSLLAGKSGAGPITLFDASKHKTRFAAEVKGFDAVALFGAREARKMDRFTQFATVATLEALENAGLKIDDSNRDRVGVLIGTGIGGIGTIVEQAELMRERGPDRVSPFLVPMMISDSAAGMLAIRTGARGPNMAVATACASGNNAIGEAFDIIRRGAADVMIAGGAEGALVSLTMAGMNVMGALSTRNDDPLTASRPFDKDRDGFLMGEGAGVLILETLEHAQARGANILGELAGYGTTDDAHHISAPAENGAGAAMSMKLALEDAGLQLADIDYINAHGTSTPLNDKSETAAIKTVFGEQAYKIPVSSTKSMTGHLLGASGAVEAVFSLLAIGEGIIPPTINYQTPDPMCDLDYVPNKARKASIKHVMSNSFGFGGHNATLVFSKFVG; from the coding sequence ATGACTAGAAGAGTTGTAGTAACGGGGATGGGGTGTATTAGCCCTGTTGGGAACACCGTTAAAGAGACATGGGATTCTTTGCTGGCAGGAAAGTCGGGAGCAGGTCCGATCACATTGTTCGATGCCAGTAAACATAAAACGCGCTTTGCGGCAGAGGTCAAGGGGTTTGATGCAGTAGCTCTGTTTGGCGCGCGTGAAGCACGCAAGATGGATCGCTTTACACAATTTGCTACAGTAGCCACTCTTGAAGCGTTGGAAAATGCTGGGTTGAAAATTGATGACTCGAATCGTGATCGCGTTGGTGTTTTGATCGGGACCGGTATCGGTGGTATCGGAACGATCGTTGAGCAGGCTGAATTGATGCGAGAGCGTGGTCCTGATCGCGTTAGCCCGTTCCTTGTTCCTATGATGATCTCGGATAGTGCGGCTGGGATGCTTGCCATTCGTACAGGTGCACGTGGACCTAACATGGCTGTTGCGACGGCTTGTGCTTCTGGAAATAATGCCATCGGCGAAGCATTCGATATTATCCGCCGTGGTGCGGCCGATGTTATGATCGCTGGTGGAGCAGAAGGTGCTCTTGTTTCGTTGACAATGGCTGGGATGAACGTAATGGGCGCTCTTTCCACGCGTAATGATGACCCGCTTACTGCATCACGTCCCTTCGATAAAGACCGTGATGGATTCCTGATGGGCGAAGGCGCAGGGGTTTTAATTTTGGAAACTCTCGAACATGCGCAGGCACGCGGTGCAAACATTTTAGGCGAATTGGCAGGATATGGCACAACTGATGATGCACATCATATCTCTGCTCCTGCAGAGAATGGCGCAGGCGCGGCTATGTCTATGAAGCTGGCATTGGAAGATGCCGGTTTGCAACTTGCAGATATTGACTACATCAATGCGCACGGTACATCAACGCCATTGAATGACAAAAGCGAAACGGCGGCAATTAAAACCGTTTTTGGTGAACAGGCATATAAGATTCCTGTCTCTTCTACCAAGTCCATGACGGGACATTTGCTCGGCGCCTCGGGCGCAGTGGAAGCGGTCTTTAGTTTGCTAGCGATCGGCGAAGGAATCATTCCTCCCACGATCAATTACCAAACGCCTGACCCTATGTGTGACTTGGATTATGTCCCTAATAAAGCCCGCAAGGCCTCTATCAAACATGTTATGTCCAACTCCTTTGGGTTTGGCGGTCATAACGCAACCCTGGTGTTTAGTAAATTTGTGGGGTGA
- a CDS encoding MogA/MoaB family molybdenum cofactor biosynthesis protein translates to MRFGILTLSDRSSRGERADSSGPALARLIEAEGWSITKQSLLPDDESAIRQILSEWSDSRDLDVILTTGGTGFSPRDVTPEATRAVIDREAPGLAEAMRAASLKITPHAMLSRIVTGIRKQTLIINLPGSPKGAVENLQVVIPVLLHAVQLLQEDPRSESSH, encoded by the coding sequence ATTCGATTTGGGATTCTGACCCTCTCTGACCGATCTTCACGTGGCGAGCGTGCAGACTCCTCCGGCCCAGCCCTTGCGCGTCTTATCGAAGCCGAAGGCTGGTCCATTACCAAGCAGTCTCTCCTCCCCGACGACGAATCTGCCATCCGCCAGATTCTAAGTGAGTGGTCTGATAGCCGTGATTTGGACGTGATTCTCACTACCGGGGGAACCGGTTTCTCCCCTCGTGATGTGACACCCGAAGCCACGCGTGCCGTCATTGACCGCGAAGCGCCCGGACTCGCAGAAGCTATGCGTGCGGCTAGTCTAAAGATCACGCCACACGCCATGTTGTCGAGAATCGTTACAGGGATTCGGAAACAAACCCTCATCATTAATTTGCCAGGAAGCCCCAAAGGGGCGGTGGAAAACTTGCAAGTGGTTATCCCCGTATTGCTTCATGCAGTTCAGCTCTTACAAGAAGACCCCCGATCAGAATCTTCTCACTAA
- a CDS encoding extracellular solute-binding protein, with the protein MNPRKLVYALFVGIVVTAVVAGCGGGQSAPAASDWNTIKSAADGGGMDALIAAAKAEGELNVITLPRDWCNYGEAMDTFSTKYGIKVNSLNPDGGSADEIQAIIDNKENKGPQAPDVIDVGPAYGPLAKEQGLITPYKVATWDTIKGANDADGYYYVDYSGVMVLEVNTDVVKDLPKSYTDLLDPKYKGQVALAGDPRASNQAAQSVYAASLANGGSLDDVQPGLEFFKELNTIGNLLPLIADSGPIGKGETPITFQWSWNAYANKDSFAGNPNIEIIYPTDVNWGGYYYQAISAYAPHPAAARLWEEFLYSDEGQTLWVKGYCAPARLADLNARNVLSDELKAKLPDPALLASSIVPSGDQLSAARAAIKEQWDSVVGLDIK; encoded by the coding sequence ATGAATCCCAGAAAGTTAGTGTATGCATTGTTTGTAGGCATAGTTGTCACTGCAGTTGTTGCAGGCTGTGGTGGGGGACAATCCGCGCCTGCGGCATCTGATTGGAACACAATCAAGTCAGCCGCGGATGGCGGTGGCATGGATGCGCTGATAGCGGCGGCCAAAGCCGAGGGTGAGTTAAACGTCATTACCCTGCCGCGCGATTGGTGCAATTATGGCGAGGCAATGGATACCTTCTCAACAAAGTATGGCATCAAGGTCAACTCACTTAACCCCGATGGTGGCTCTGCCGATGAGATCCAGGCGATCATTGACAATAAGGAAAATAAGGGACCTCAGGCCCCAGATGTGATCGATGTAGGCCCTGCATATGGACCTCTCGCCAAGGAACAGGGCTTGATCACTCCTTATAAAGTGGCAACCTGGGACACGATCAAAGGCGCCAACGATGCCGATGGTTATTACTACGTGGATTACAGCGGCGTCATGGTCTTGGAAGTTAACACCGATGTCGTAAAAGACTTGCCGAAGAGCTATACAGATTTGCTGGACCCGAAATACAAGGGACAGGTTGCTTTGGCTGGCGATCCGCGCGCATCCAATCAGGCGGCTCAATCCGTTTACGCCGCATCACTTGCTAACGGTGGATCCCTCGATGATGTTCAGCCTGGTTTGGAATTCTTCAAGGAATTGAATACGATTGGCAACCTGCTGCCTCTGATCGCTGACTCTGGCCCGATTGGTAAAGGTGAAACGCCCATCACTTTCCAATGGAGTTGGAACGCTTACGCCAACAAGGATAGCTTTGCCGGTAACCCGAACATTGAGATCATTTATCCCACTGACGTGAACTGGGGCGGTTACTACTATCAAGCCATCAGTGCATATGCTCCGCACCCCGCTGCTGCCCGTTTGTGGGAGGAATTCCTCTACTCAGACGAAGGTCAGACTCTCTGGGTCAAGGGATATTGCGCTCCTGCCCGCCTTGCGGACTTGAATGCTCGTAACGTGCTTTCCGATGAATTGAAGGCAAAACTTCCCGATCCTGCCTTGCTTGCCAGTTCCATCGTCCCGAGTGGCGATCAACTCAGCGCCGCCCGCGCCGCGATCAAAGAACAATGGGACTCGGTTGTTGGTCTCGATATCAAATAA
- a CDS encoding thioredoxin domain-containing protein — protein MPNHLVSENSPYLLQHANNPVDWYPWGKEALSRARAENKPIFLSIGYAACHWCHVMEHESFEDAETATFMNENFINIKVDREERPDIDSVYMQATVAMTGSGGWPMSVFLTPDLKPFYAGTYFPPVPRYNMPSFKDVLAGIARAWQEQPEETFRIGNEVSAHIQQSLSINIPADSSFTQEHLDSAVKSLSESYDWGYGGWGSAPKFPQPMTIEFLFRRHYVGNNDALKPAIHALKSMARGGMYDVVGGGFSRYSVDNFWRVPHFEKMLYDNAQLVRAYLHAYQITNEPFFKQVVTETLEFVAREMTHPDGGFYSSLDADSEHEEGKFYVWTLEEIRSTLKEDSDFFEAAYGVTAQGNWEGKTVLQRALDDASLAARFHLDLETVPAKLANCHSKLLSVRSPRIRPGTDDKVLTSWNSLMLTSIAEACRVIEDIELKAKYTLLATRNANFLLKELRPDGKLKHSWRNGKTTQYVFLEDYAALILGLLALYQTDFNNRWFTAAKQLADEMIELFEDPAGGFFDTSKNGEALLLRPKDVQDNATPSGNALACEALLMLAEFTAEGKYRDLAEKALRLVVGMATRYPTAFGRWLSVADMALGNTKQVAVMYEAGGEDASELIRVIQSQFRPNVILAVSAYPPSNDAPPLLMNRPLKNGKPTAYVCEGFVCKNPVTTVSELEKLL, from the coding sequence ATGCCCAACCATCTTGTCTCGGAAAACTCCCCTTACTTGCTTCAACATGCAAACAACCCTGTGGATTGGTATCCGTGGGGTAAAGAAGCGTTAAGCAGAGCTCGCGCAGAAAACAAACCGATCTTCCTTAGCATTGGTTATGCCGCCTGCCATTGGTGTCACGTTATGGAACACGAATCGTTCGAAGATGCTGAGACAGCAACCTTTATGAACGAAAACTTTATCAATATCAAGGTGGATCGAGAGGAAAGACCCGATATCGATTCTGTTTACATGCAAGCTACCGTTGCCATGACCGGCTCTGGCGGCTGGCCCATGTCTGTCTTCCTTACACCTGATCTCAAGCCATTCTACGCAGGCACATATTTCCCACCGGTACCACGTTACAACATGCCGTCTTTCAAAGATGTTTTGGCAGGCATTGCCCGCGCCTGGCAGGAACAACCCGAGGAAACATTTCGCATTGGCAACGAAGTCTCAGCACACATCCAACAATCGTTGAGCATCAACATTCCTGCTGATTCAAGTTTTACGCAAGAGCATCTTGATTCAGCAGTTAAATCACTGAGTGAGTCCTATGATTGGGGATATGGCGGCTGGGGCTCTGCTCCCAAATTTCCACAGCCAATGACAATCGAGTTCTTGTTTCGCCGTCATTATGTAGGGAACAACGACGCACTAAAACCAGCAATCCATGCGCTCAAGTCCATGGCGCGTGGCGGCATGTATGATGTGGTCGGTGGTGGTTTCTCACGCTACAGCGTGGATAATTTCTGGCGCGTCCCCCATTTTGAGAAAATGCTATACGATAACGCTCAACTCGTGCGCGCGTATTTGCACGCCTATCAAATTACGAACGAGCCTTTTTTCAAACAAGTTGTCACGGAAACTCTCGAGTTCGTTGCCCGCGAAATGACGCACCCTGATGGTGGCTTTTACTCGTCACTTGATGCTGACTCAGAACACGAAGAAGGCAAGTTCTACGTTTGGACTCTCGAAGAGATCCGCTCAACGCTCAAAGAAGATTCAGATTTTTTTGAAGCGGCTTACGGCGTAACTGCGCAAGGAAACTGGGAGGGCAAGACTGTCTTACAACGCGCTCTCGATGATGCATCCCTCGCCGCCCGCTTCCATCTGGACCTTGAAACTGTCCCGGCCAAATTAGCCAATTGCCACTCCAAACTTTTATCTGTCCGATCCCCTCGCATTCGCCCCGGTACCGATGACAAAGTACTTACCTCATGGAATAGCCTCATGCTGACAAGCATTGCTGAGGCATGCAGAGTTATTGAAGACATAGAACTAAAAGCCAAATACACCCTACTGGCTACCCGCAACGCAAATTTCCTTTTGAAAGAATTACGTCCCGATGGGAAACTCAAGCACAGTTGGCGCAACGGGAAGACAACACAATACGTGTTTCTCGAAGACTATGCCGCATTGATCCTCGGTCTGCTTGCGTTGTATCAAACCGACTTCAACAATCGATGGTTCACCGCAGCTAAACAACTTGCAGATGAAATGATCGAGTTGTTCGAAGACCCCGCTGGCGGATTCTTCGACACATCCAAAAACGGTGAAGCATTATTACTTCGTCCCAAAGATGTTCAAGACAATGCTACACCTTCAGGCAATGCATTAGCTTGCGAAGCTTTGCTAATGCTCGCTGAATTTACAGCTGAGGGAAAATATCGCGATCTTGCTGAAAAGGCTTTGAGACTTGTCGTGGGCATGGCGACACGGTATCCCACTGCGTTTGGCCGGTGGCTGTCAGTGGCGGATATGGCTTTGGGAAACACGAAGCAGGTCGCAGTTATGTATGAGGCGGGCGGTGAAGATGCATCCGAGTTGATTCGAGTCATCCAATCTCAATTCAGACCAAACGTCATCTTGGCAGTCTCTGCCTATCCCCCATCAAACGATGCGCCACCTTTGTTGATGAATCGTCCGTTGAAAAACGGGAAGCCCACAGCGTATGTGTGCGAGGGATTTGTTTGCAAAAACCCCGTAACGACGGTTTCTGAACTCGAAAAGTTGTTGTAA
- a CDS encoding HAD hydrolase-like protein, with protein sequence MSLTLLFDLDDTLLDTNIEAFIPAYFQSLSEHVASYVSPNVMLPALSSATKLMMSSDDPSRTLQCVFEADFYEKLGVSKQKLTEAIDYYYDNVFPGIEVKTKRRPDAAPLIEWALSKGYRLAVATDPLFPRKATLHRLRWAGLDPSQFEIVSTFEDFHFTKAFPEYYAEVLGQLGWPDGPVLMVGNDAQRDLIPANRLGLKTYFIDGDPASSPGFEAGCGKLADLRPWLESTDLSTLEPSFKSPDAILAIMHSTPAAINSLLSLLTKDEWQTEPAREDWAMNEIICHLRDTEREIHHMQLKLMLERDGAFIPRPDTGVWASERDYLHEDGKTALDEFTHARLANVDLLSKMDGDMWSRKARHAIFGPTDFLEVAGFMADHDRMHVQQIWKTLQSLRNGRV encoded by the coding sequence ATGTCATTAACCCTTTTATTCGACCTCGATGATACTCTGTTGGATACGAATATCGAGGCATTTATCCCTGCCTATTTTCAATCCCTTTCTGAACACGTGGCCTCTTACGTGTCTCCAAATGTTATGCTTCCTGCATTAAGCTCCGCTACTAAATTAATGATGAGTAGCGACGACCCATCGCGTACTTTGCAATGTGTGTTTGAAGCAGATTTTTACGAAAAGCTTGGGGTCTCCAAACAAAAGTTAACTGAAGCCATTGACTATTATTACGACAATGTGTTTCCTGGTATTGAAGTAAAAACTAAGCGGCGACCAGATGCGGCTCCATTGATCGAATGGGCTTTGTCCAAAGGGTACCGACTGGCTGTCGCCACCGATCCGCTTTTTCCGCGCAAGGCAACTCTCCATCGTTTGCGTTGGGCGGGATTGGATCCGTCACAGTTTGAAATTGTTTCTACATTCGAAGATTTTCATTTTACGAAAGCATTTCCTGAATATTATGCAGAGGTATTAGGGCAACTCGGTTGGCCCGATGGCCCCGTGTTGATGGTTGGGAATGATGCACAACGGGACTTAATTCCCGCGAATCGGCTTGGGCTGAAAACATATTTTATCGACGGAGATCCCGCCTCAAGTCCAGGATTTGAAGCGGGGTGCGGCAAATTAGCTGATCTACGCCCGTGGCTGGAATCCACAGACCTATCTACGCTGGAGCCTTCGTTTAAATCCCCTGATGCAATTCTTGCGATCATGCACTCTACACCAGCCGCGATCAATAGTCTCCTGTCGTTACTGACAAAAGACGAATGGCAAACAGAACCTGCGCGTGAAGATTGGGCAATGAATGAGATCATTTGTCATTTGCGTGACACAGAACGAGAGATTCACCACATGCAACTCAAGTTGATGCTTGAGCGTGATGGCGCTTTCATACCACGCCCAGATACAGGTGTGTGGGCAAGTGAAAGGGATTATTTGCACGAAGATGGCAAAACCGCCCTTGATGAGTTTACACATGCTCGTTTGGCGAATGTTGATCTGCTTTCAAAGATGGATGGTGACATGTGGTCACGTAAGGCTCGTCATGCGATTTTTGGCCCTACAGACTTCCTTGAAGTGGCGGGTTTTATGGCAGATCATGATCGTATGCATGTACAACAGATTTGGAAGACCTTGCAGAGCCTTCGGAATGGGCGTGTCTAA
- a CDS encoding ABC transporter permease subunit codes for MTDFQTHQAPKRSRFTDVLANWIGVIPFFIFIFVFLILPSTNLFIGAFRDYKGNFTFENIIGLKDPAILKAYYVSLQVSVITSLVGSVFGFFVAYAITIDKAPKWMRNILMTFSGLAANFGGVPLAFAFIATIGRTGFITAILKNICFPGASGLQTCPFNIYENGFTLYSVLGLTLAYTYFEFPLMVLIITPALEGLKRDWREASDNLGASSGQYWRYIALPVLWPSFLGAGLLLFGSAFGAFATAQALTGGSIYLVTILIGQQIRGDVLGNPNLGYALALGMVVIMGITIMGYTMLQRRTARWLKS; via the coding sequence ATGACAGACTTTCAAACCCACCAAGCCCCAAAACGATCCAGGTTCACGGATGTCCTTGCGAATTGGATCGGCGTCATTCCATTTTTTATATTTATATTTGTTTTTCTGATCTTACCTTCAACGAACTTATTTATTGGCGCCTTTAGAGATTACAAGGGAAATTTCACATTCGAGAACATTATTGGTTTAAAAGATCCTGCCATTCTCAAAGCCTATTATGTCAGCTTACAGGTAAGCGTTATTACATCCTTGGTGGGTAGTGTGTTTGGTTTCTTCGTTGCATACGCCATTACGATAGATAAGGCTCCTAAATGGATGAGGAACATCCTGATGACATTTTCGGGTCTTGCCGCAAATTTTGGGGGCGTGCCATTGGCCTTTGCATTTATAGCCACGATTGGTCGCACAGGTTTCATCACTGCGATCTTGAAGAATATTTGTTTTCCCGGTGCATCAGGTCTTCAGACCTGTCCATTCAATATATATGAAAATGGCTTCACGCTTTACAGCGTTCTTGGCCTTACGTTGGCATATACCTATTTTGAGTTTCCATTGATGGTCTTGATCATCACGCCAGCGTTGGAAGGACTCAAACGTGACTGGCGCGAAGCATCAGATAATCTTGGGGCCAGTTCAGGGCAATACTGGCGGTACATAGCTCTTCCTGTCCTTTGGCCTTCTTTTCTTGGAGCAGGGTTGTTGCTATTTGGCAGCGCGTTTGGTGCGTTCGCAACCGCTCAGGCGTTGACCGGTGGCAGTATTTATCTGGTCACCATCCTGATCGGACAGCAAATCCGTGGCGATGTACTTGGAAACCCAAACCTAGGATACGCCTTGGCCTTGGGAATGGTGGTGATCATGGGCATTACCATCATGGGATACACCATGTTGCAACGCCGTACAGCGAGGTGGCTCAAATCATGA